The Nitrospirota bacterium genome contains a region encoding:
- a CDS encoding response regulator — MEQFEAVMILLVEDDPGHAMLIEKNLRRAGIANEIMMLNDGQKAVDFLLKRDGYTGDTHPAPMVMLLDLNLPVLDGYQVLKIIKNDERTKQIPVVILTTTDNPAEVAKCYELGCNVYVTKPVEYEAFSKAIQNLGLLLSIIKVPKKE; from the coding sequence ATGGAACAGTTTGAGGCGGTGATGATTTTATTAGTTGAAGACGACCCCGGCCATGCGATGCTGATCGAGAAGAACCTGAGGCGGGCCGGGATTGCCAATGAGATCATGATGCTCAATGACGGCCAGAAGGCCGTCGATTTCCTGCTGAAAAGGGACGGTTACACGGGCGACACCCATCCGGCCCCGATGGTCATGCTGCTCGACCTGAACCTGCCTGTTCTGGACGGCTACCAGGTGCTCAAGATCATTAAGAACGATGAGCGTACGAAGCAGATACCCGTCGTCATACTGACGACCACGGACAACCCCGCGGAAGTGGCGAAGTGCTACGAACTGGGATGCAACGTGTATGTCACGAAACCGGTGGAGTACGAGGCGTTCAGCAAGGCAATTCAGAACCTCGGACTGCTTCTCTCCATCATCAAAGTGCCGAAAAAAGAGTAG
- a CDS encoding DUF2892 domain-containing protein, producing the protein MTERFFRLILGSTLILFLFMRWDYAVYGYIGFELFEGITNWRVPLLVSRLRYGSTSVRLSGTESFATTRGFDAERALRLVVAGFLIISYVLFRDALWFFPWFLGFALIMAGISGICPMAMFLKKIGFK; encoded by the coding sequence ATGACTGAGCGTTTTTTCCGATTGATCCTCGGGTCAACCTTGATCCTGTTCCTCTTCATGAGATGGGACTATGCGGTCTATGGATACATCGGCTTCGAACTATTTGAAGGGATCACCAACTGGCGTGTTCCGCTTTTGGTGTCACGGTTGCGATACGGATCTACATCCGTCCGGCTGTCAGGAACGGAATCCTTCGCAACGACTCGCGGTTTTGATGCAGAGCGGGCGCTGCGCCTGGTAGTCGCGGGTTTTCTGATCATATCCTACGTGTTATTTCGCGACGCGCTCTGGTTTTTCCCCTGGTTCCTGGGATTTGCGCTTATCATGGCGGGCATCAGCGGTATTTGTCCCATGGCGATGTTTTTGAAAAAAATAGGATTTAAATAA
- a CDS encoding PAS domain S-box protein — MMRDSAFKYSRPVFWFVAVLLVSLVAADVVIVSQQRRFLKDIRQNDVRNELDLMGALVHEALLKHDYGTVENFLIQWGKEHPDVLEIRAIAPNNFVLVEYKSPLPVKHFYRAQQKVSYEGEYLITLELAKDFSMIEKSLNKLSFKLIGGSVIFIGLLGLFLWYTVNITAMKPLEKEIAERKKADELLQESEKRYRMLFETAGDAIFILEAEGEEAGKIVALNKTAAKMHGYAVDELINKNIRELDTPQTAQNAPHLMRRILGGERIQFHEVTHRRKNGTVFFAEVNAGLLEIGDHKLVLAFDRDITERKIAEYQLLHTQQTLKTILSATPYGVVVMGMDKKVRSANKAALDLMGYDSEEQIVGEICNKSFCPTEDDKCPLIDLHTTVDQAEKIIITKDGKRIPILKTVVPIEIEGEQVLLEAFIDITDQKSAEQKLQQYAAELKQSNEDVLSFSYIVSHDLRAPLVSIKGFAGELQYALQEIEPILDRCMPHLSEQDRTQLATTYRKDVPVAMDFITSSVGRMDGLINAVLVLSRLGHRELKPEPLNVTALAKSILSSLAHQIEQRKTVVTIGDLPIITADKLAMEQIMGNLLDNALKYLDPVRAGEITVTAERNEEEVVFHVIDNGRGIAQEDMHKVFEIFRRAGKQDVPGEGMGLAYVKMLVRRQGGRIWCESEPGKGTTFSFTIPHPAAVRA, encoded by the coding sequence ATGATGAGAGATTCAGCCTTCAAATACAGCCGGCCGGTCTTCTGGTTCGTTGCCGTACTGCTCGTTTCCCTGGTGGCGGCGGACGTGGTCATTGTGTCTCAGCAGCGCAGGTTTCTCAAGGATATCCGGCAGAACGATGTCAGGAATGAACTGGACCTCATGGGGGCCCTTGTGCATGAAGCTTTGCTGAAGCACGATTACGGCACGGTGGAAAATTTTCTCATTCAATGGGGAAAGGAGCATCCGGACGTGCTCGAAATCAGGGCCATTGCCCCGAACAATTTCGTGCTTGTGGAATATAAGAGCCCGCTGCCCGTGAAACATTTTTACCGCGCACAACAAAAGGTCTCGTACGAAGGGGAGTATTTGATCACCCTCGAGCTGGCCAAAGATTTTTCGATGATAGAAAAAAGTCTTAACAAACTGAGTTTCAAGCTCATCGGCGGTTCGGTCATCTTTATCGGTCTGTTGGGATTATTTTTATGGTATACCGTGAATATAACGGCGATGAAGCCCCTGGAGAAAGAGATCGCCGAACGGAAAAAAGCGGATGAATTGCTCCAGGAAAGCGAGAAGCGGTACCGGATGCTGTTTGAAACCGCGGGCGACGCCATTTTTATTCTTGAGGCGGAAGGCGAGGAGGCCGGGAAGATAGTGGCGCTGAACAAAACAGCGGCGAAAATGCACGGGTATGCGGTTGATGAACTGATCAATAAAAATATCCGGGAGCTGGACACTCCGCAGACCGCACAAAACGCCCCCCACTTGATGCGGCGTATCCTGGGCGGAGAGAGGATACAATTCCACGAGGTAACCCATCGCAGAAAGAACGGAACGGTTTTTTTTGCGGAAGTAAACGCTGGTTTGCTGGAGATCGGCGATCACAAGCTCGTCCTGGCCTTTGACCGGGACATCACGGAGCGGAAGATCGCGGAATACCAGCTTTTGCACACCCAACAGACGTTAAAGACGATCCTGAGCGCGACACCCTATGGCGTCGTTGTAATGGGCATGGACAAGAAGGTCCGGAGTGCCAATAAAGCGGCGTTGGATCTCATGGGATATGACTCGGAAGAGCAGATCGTCGGCGAGATATGCAATAAATCGTTCTGTCCGACCGAAGACGATAAATGCCCGCTCATTGATCTGCATACCACGGTGGATCAAGCCGAGAAAATCATCATCACCAAAGACGGCAAACGTATTCCCATATTAAAAACCGTGGTGCCCATTGAGATCGAAGGCGAGCAGGTGCTTCTCGAGGCGTTTATCGATATCACCGACCAAAAGAGCGCGGAACAGAAGCTCCAGCAGTATGCCGCGGAACTCAAACAGAGCAATGAGGATGTCTTGTCGTTCTCGTATATCGTTTCCCACGATCTGCGCGCGCCCCTGGTCAGCATCAAGGGATTTGCCGGCGAACTGCAGTACGCGTTGCAGGAAATAGAGCCGATCCTCGATCGGTGCATGCCCCACCTGAGCGAACAGGACAGGACTCAACTCGCGACAACGTACCGGAAGGATGTGCCCGTGGCAATGGACTTTATCACGTCATCGGTCGGCCGGATGGACGGGCTCATCAATGCGGTCCTGGTCCTGTCACGGTTGGGACACCGGGAACTCAAACCCGAACCGCTCAATGTGACTGCGCTCGCGAAGTCGATCCTCAGTTCCCTCGCGCACCAGATCGAACAGCGGAAGACAGTCGTAACCATCGGAGATCTTCCGATAATTACCGCTGACAAGCTCGCCATGGAGCAGATCATGGGAAATCTTCTCGATAATGCCTTGAAGTATCTTGATCCGGTCCGCGCGGGGGAAATAACCGTTACTGCCGAGCGCAATGAAGAAGAGGTCGTTTTCCATGTCATTGATAATGGCCGAGGGATCGCGCAAGAGGACATGCACAAGGTCTTCGAGATCTTCCGCAGGGCGGGGAAACAGGACGTCCCCGGCGAAGGCATGGGTCTCGCGTACGTGAAGATGCTGGTCCGCAGACAGGGCGGCCGGATATGGTGCGAATCGGAGCCGGGGAAGGGAACGACCTTCAGTTTTACGATCCCCCATCCGGCAGCCGTGCGTGCATAA